One Setaria viridis chromosome 5, Setaria_viridis_v4.0, whole genome shotgun sequence genomic region harbors:
- the LOC117856054 gene encoding uncharacterized protein — translation MARPGSHRTRRPRPPAIPEPQAAAAATPPRPGSASRRRAARRVRVQSPSLAAARRGAAPPTPPPPPPPETPPVRWPLDAGDAGARSAPRPGAGAALSVREIAAALWRMQPPQAPPPGLGRARRRAESSSKRPHTPDHCQQYKAVIQGRTGNRTVSNAPHEMEAHSAVRQIEAEIATKWNHQFMKASRGGYYDYIEHNLRDAGGEIYSLKEELMVAQDRIHELEAECRSTKKQLDHLVKNLAEEKASWKSREHGKVHHILDAVKEELNRERKQRQRAEMMNSKLLNDLSEMKFAAKRYLQDYEKERKARVLMEEVCDELAKEIAEDKAEVEAMRSESMKFRDELEEEKKMLQMAEVWREERVQMKLVDAKLTLEDKYSQLSKLQDELEDFLCSQPGNNLEKGIVREAERLREAICSTKINGIKEFSYKPPPPSEDIFAVFEELKQREDTAEKVIVQCNGNRPKSCASKAHTDSPETDIFLEKQANRYCNQPHTHNEEAEDDSGWETVSQVEENGSSNSPGGSEPSVNGFCGENDASVSGTDWDENCDNDQAHSEISEVCSATAGRSWSKRSFVGLWRSSNSVDQKKMGSNILNGRLSNARMSNVAESPDLKNGEVCDSPQSAGQWRPELLNPDIVRAIKGCIEWPRGVQKHSLKSKLLEAKLDGSKVQLRQALKQKI, via the exons ATGGCGCGCCCCGGCAGCCACCgcacccgccgcccgcggcctccGGCCATCCCCGAACCGcaggccgcagccgccgccacccccccgCGTCCCGggtccgcctcccgccgccgcgcggcccgCCGGGTCCGCGTCCAGAGCCCCTCCCTcgcggccgcccgccgcggggccgccccgccgacgccgccgccgccgccccctccggaGACCCCGCCGGTCCGGTGGCCCCTGGATGCCGGCGACGCGGGCGCTCGCTCCGCCCCCCGtcccggcgcgggcgcggccctGTCGGTGAGGGAGATCGCCGCGGCGCTGTGGCGAATGCAGCCgccgcaggcgccgccgccggggctcggGAGGGCGCGACGGAGGGCTGAG TCCAGTTCAAAGCGCCCACACACGCCTGACCATTGTCAGCAATACAAAGCGGTTATCCAGGGCAGGACAGGAAATAGGACTGTTAGCAATGCCCCACATGAG ATGGAAGCTCATTCTGCAGTGCGTCAAATAGAAGCAGAAATAGCAACAAAGTGGAACCATCAATTCATGAAAGCTTCCCGGGGTGGGTACTACGATTACATTGAACACAATCTGAGGGATGCTGGTGGAGAAATCTATTCACTAAAGGAGGAGCTTATGGTGGCTCAGGACCGGATTCATGAGCTTGAAGCAGAGTGTCGATCTACAAAGAAGCAACTTGATCACCTGGTGAAGAATCTTGCTGAGGAAAAGGCTTCCTGGAAGAGTAGGGAGCACGGTAAGGTTCACCACATCTTAGATGCTGTGAAGGAGGAACTCAATCGGGAGAGGAAACAGAGACAGCGAGCAGAAATGATGAATTCCAAACTGCTCAATGATCTGTCTGAGATGAAGTTTGCTGCGAAGCGTTACTTGCAAGATTATGAGAAGGAAAGGAAGGCTCGGGTGCTCATGGAAGAGGTTTGTGATGAATTAGCAAAGGAGATTGCAGAAGACAAAGCTGAGGTTGAGGCTATGAGAAGTGAATCAATGAAGTTCAGGGATGAAttggaggaagagaagaagatgCTTCAGATGGCTGAGGTTTGGCGTGAAGAGAGGGTGCAGATGAAGCTTGTTGATGCAAAGCTTACACTTGAGGACAAGTATTCTCAGCTGAGCAAACTTCAGGACGAACTTGAGGATTTTCTTTGTTCCCAGCCAGGCAATAATCTGGAAAAGGGAATAGTAAGGGAAGCAGAAAGGCTCAGGGAAGCAATCTGCTCTACGAAGATCAATGGTATCAAGGAATTTTCTTACAAACCCCCTCCTCCTTCAGAGGACATTTTTGCTGTATTTGAAGAACTCAAGCAAAGGGAAGATACTGCTGAGAAGGTGATTGTGCAATGTAATGGAAATAGGCCCAAGAGTTGTGCATCAAAAGCCCATACAGATAGTCCTGAAACTGACATTTTCTTGGAGAAACAAGCAAACAGATATTGCAATCAACCTCACACCCATAACGAGGAGGCAGAAGATGATAGTGGATGGGAAACAGTAAGCCAAGTTGAGGAGAATGGCTCTAGCAATTCACCAGGGGGAAGTGAACCGTCTGTAAATGGCTTCTGTGGAGAAAATGATGCTTCAGTGAGTGGGACTGATTGGGATGAAAATTGCGACAATGACCAGGCACATAGTGAGATCAGTGAAGTTTGTTCAGCAACAGCAGGGAGGTCTTGGAGTAAAAGATCATTCGTCGGACTCTGGAGATCATCAAACAGTGTTGACCAAAAGAAAATGGGATCCAATATACTCAATGGTAGATTATCAAATGCCAGGATGTCAAATGTCGCCGAATCTCCAGACCTGAAGAACGGTGAAGTGTGTGATAGTCCGCAAAGTGCAGGGCAATGGAGGCCAGAGCTGCTGAACCCGGACATTGTTCGAGCCATAAAAGGATGCATCGAATGGCCCAGAGGAGTGCAGAAGCACAGCTTGAAGTCCAAGCTTCTAGAGGCAAAGCTTGATGGCAGTAAGGTCCAGCTGCGTCAAGCATTGAAGCAGAAGATATAG